In Achromobacter spanius, the following proteins share a genomic window:
- a CDS encoding cysteine hydrolase family protein has protein sequence MHALDPRTTALLIIDLQNDFLAPGGAYDRGGAVSREARALPARVAPLARALKGQGGLVAASLFTLWPDAHGEPMISPHLKQLRPFLAKGDFAAGSQGQANVAELDGLVDVSVWKVAYSAFFNTQLDWVLRRAGVSNVVIAGIVTNGGVASTARDAHMRDYHVTVLADGCAAPTPAMHDAALADLRTVADVITCAEFAGRLAS, from the coding sequence ATGCATGCCTTGGACCCTCGTACCACCGCCTTGCTCATCATTGATCTGCAAAATGATTTCCTGGCGCCGGGCGGCGCCTATGACCGGGGCGGCGCGGTCAGCCGCGAGGCGCGCGCCTTGCCTGCCCGCGTGGCGCCGCTTGCCCGCGCGCTCAAGGGGCAAGGCGGCTTGGTCGCCGCCAGCCTGTTTACCTTGTGGCCCGATGCGCATGGCGAACCCATGATTTCGCCGCACCTGAAGCAACTGCGCCCATTCCTGGCGAAAGGCGATTTCGCGGCCGGCTCGCAGGGCCAGGCCAATGTGGCCGAGCTGGATGGGCTGGTGGATGTGTCGGTGTGGAAGGTGGCGTATTCGGCCTTCTTCAATACGCAACTGGATTGGGTGCTGCGCCGCGCGGGCGTATCCAACGTGGTCATCGCCGGCATCGTCACCAACGGTGGCGTGGCCAGCACGGCGCGCGACGCCCACATGCGCGACTATCACGTGACGGTGCTGGCCGACGGCTGCGCCGCGCCCACGCCCGCCATGCACGATGCCGCGCTGGCGGACCTGCGCACGGTGGCGGACGTGATCACGTGCGCGGAATTCGCGGGCAGGCTGGCGTCGTGA
- a CDS encoding hydantoinase/oxoprolinase family protein, whose translation MSAADKNTAQGLVVGVDVGGTFTDLFVLDEAAGTARVVKVPSTRGEEARGFMNGIARVADGASAIATIVHGTTVGTNALLERKVARTGIITTAGFRDVLEMRRRDRPQTWGLRGNYEPVVPRDLRLEVAERVLADGTVHTPVDLDQVEAAARALLAQGCEAVCVFFVNAYANPVNEAQAAARVRAIWPNGNVTAATEVLPEIREFERCSTAVLNAALQPVVGSYLTRLESDLQQNGFDGELLVVQSNGGVMSRQTACDVPVRTALSGPAAGVIACAAIARASGFPNVVTGDMGGTSFDVSLVAGGEASLSAQTSIDFGMVVRAPMIQIETIGAGGGSIASVDAGGLLQVGPESAGSIPGPACYGRGNTRPTVTDANVLLGRISAERPLGGGLLATMNVDLARAAIDEHVARPLGLSVHAAAEAILTVANAKMAGAIRVVSIERGHDPRRFAYMPFGGGGALHVCAMMNEVDAAHGIVPRYPGVTSALGCVMADMRHDGVQTLNTALDALDAADLLARIDGLALACQERLDSAGVAFEGIRESIELDMLYVGQSHTVRVELSRAELDRAGIAAAFDRAYRASFGRSLDGIAVRILNLRYARIGQRPKFDLALLAPTCQDMPAALGTQAVFHAGQWHDAVRYARLDLPVGAEVAGPAILEQPDTTIWIEPGFAGRVDALGNLLITRQTA comes from the coding sequence ATGAGCGCGGCAGATAAGAACACGGCACAGGGACTTGTCGTTGGCGTGGACGTGGGCGGCACGTTCACGGACCTGTTCGTGCTGGACGAGGCAGCCGGCACGGCGCGCGTGGTGAAGGTGCCGTCAACGCGCGGCGAAGAGGCGCGTGGCTTCATGAACGGCATCGCGCGCGTGGCCGACGGCGCAAGCGCCATTGCCACCATCGTGCACGGCACCACCGTGGGCACCAATGCGTTGCTGGAACGCAAGGTGGCCCGCACCGGCATCATCACGACGGCGGGCTTTCGGGATGTGCTGGAAATGCGCCGGCGCGATCGTCCCCAGACCTGGGGGCTGCGCGGCAATTACGAACCTGTCGTGCCGCGCGACCTGCGCCTGGAAGTCGCCGAGCGCGTGCTGGCCGACGGCACGGTACACACGCCCGTGGACCTGGATCAGGTGGAAGCGGCGGCGCGCGCGCTGTTGGCGCAGGGCTGCGAGGCCGTGTGCGTGTTCTTCGTCAACGCCTATGCCAACCCGGTGAACGAAGCCCAGGCCGCGGCCCGCGTGCGCGCCATCTGGCCGAATGGCAACGTCACGGCGGCCACCGAGGTACTGCCCGAAATCCGCGAATTTGAACGCTGCTCGACGGCGGTCTTGAACGCCGCCTTGCAGCCCGTGGTGGGCAGCTACCTGACGCGGCTGGAGTCTGACTTGCAGCAGAACGGCTTTGACGGCGAGCTGCTGGTGGTGCAAAGCAACGGCGGCGTGATGTCGCGCCAGACCGCGTGCGACGTGCCGGTGCGCACCGCGCTGTCGGGGCCGGCGGCGGGCGTGATCGCCTGCGCCGCCATTGCGCGCGCCTCCGGCTTTCCCAACGTGGTGACGGGCGACATGGGCGGCACCTCGTTCGATGTGTCGCTGGTGGCGGGCGGCGAAGCGTCCTTGTCGGCCCAGACCTCCATCGATTTCGGCATGGTGGTGCGCGCCCCGATGATCCAGATTGAAACCATCGGCGCGGGCGGCGGCTCGATTGCCAGCGTGGATGCGGGCGGCCTGTTGCAGGTGGGCCCGGAATCCGCCGGCAGCATTCCCGGCCCGGCCTGCTATGGCCGTGGCAATACCCGGCCCACCGTCACCGACGCCAACGTGCTGCTGGGCCGGATTTCGGCCGAGCGCCCGCTGGGCGGCGGGCTGTTGGCCACCATGAATGTGGACCTGGCGCGCGCTGCCATCGACGAACACGTGGCGCGGCCGCTGGGGCTAAGCGTGCATGCGGCGGCCGAAGCCATCCTGACCGTGGCCAACGCCAAGATGGCGGGTGCGATCCGGGTGGTGTCGATTGAACGCGGGCACGACCCGCGCAGGTTCGCCTACATGCCGTTCGGCGGGGGCGGGGCGCTGCACGTGTGCGCCATGATGAATGAAGTGGACGCGGCCCACGGCATCGTGCCGCGCTACCCGGGCGTGACGTCCGCGCTGGGCTGCGTCATGGCCGACATGCGGCACGACGGTGTGCAGACGCTGAACACCGCGCTGGATGCGCTGGATGCCGCCGACCTGCTGGCGCGCATCGACGGCCTGGCGCTGGCCTGCCAGGAACGCCTGGATTCGGCGGGCGTGGCCTTCGAAGGCATCCGCGAAAGCATCGAGCTGGACATGCTGTACGTGGGCCAAAGCCATACCGTGCGCGTGGAACTCTCGCGCGCCGAGCTGGACCGCGCGGGCATCGCCGCCGCGTTTGATCGCGCTTACCGCGCGTCGTTCGGCCGCAGTCTGGATGGCATTGCCGTGCGCATTCTGAACCTGCGCTATGCGCGCATCGGCCAGCGTCCCAAGTTTGATCTGGCGCTGCTGGCGCCCACCTGCCAGGACATGCCCGCCGCGCTGGGCACGCAAGCGGTGTTTCACGCGGGCCAGTGGCACGACGCCGTGCGCTATGCGCGCCTGGACCTGCCCGTGGGAGCGGAAGTGGCCGGCCCCGCCATTCTTGAGCAGCCCGACACCACCATCTGGATCGAACCCGGCTTTGCCGGTCGCGTCGACGCGCTGGGCAATCTGCTGATCACGCGCCAGACCGCCTAG